One stretch of Daphnia pulicaria isolate SC F1-1A chromosome 6, SC_F0-13Bv2, whole genome shotgun sequence DNA includes these proteins:
- the LOC124342857 gene encoding zinc finger CCHC-type and RNA-binding motif-containing protein 1-like, which yields MEASQTRDCTVYVSNFPFSLTNNDLHQIFGQYGTVIKVTIVKHRLTRKSKGVAFIVYKTPEEALKCIQQTNEKEMFGRILKSSIAKDNGRTEEFATQKKTYEDKSRCFECGQEGHLSYQCPSNALGSREPPKRGSRKHEKEGSESGDQDDSLGAAIRYEQQKRSMQEQSTSLSATNVRKKKFKPSSYFSDEEEISD from the exons ATGGAGGCGAGCCAGACTCGAGATTGCACAGTGTACGTCTCAAATTTCCCATTCTCTCTGACCAACAATGACCTCCACCAGATTTTTGGGCAATATGGCACCGTGATTAA AGTAACCATCGTAAAGCACCGATTGACAAGAAAAAGCAAAGGCGTGGCTTTCATCGTTTACAAAACTCCAGAAGAGGCATTGAAATGCATCCAGCAGACCAATGAAAAGGAG ATGTTTGGTCGGATTTTGAAATCCTCCATTGCCAAAGACAACGGTCGGACGGAAGAGTTTGCAACTCAGAAAAAAACCTACGAGGACAAATCGCGGTGTTTCGAATGTGGCCAGGAAGGACATCTGAGTTATCAGTGCCCTAGTAACGCATTGGGAAGTCGCGAACCGCCAAAGAGAGGATCAAgaaaacacgaaaaagaagGGAGCGAATCAGGAGATCAAGACGATTCTCTCGGTGCTGCCATTCGCTACGAACAGCAAAAACGATCGATGCAAGAGCAATCAACGTCGTTATCCGCAACAAACGTccgaaagaagaaattcaaacCAAGCTCCTACTTCAGTGACGAAGAAGAGATAAGCGACTGA
- the LOC124342782 gene encoding transmembrane protein 177-like, whose amino-acid sequence MSKLAAFFASDKGHMTTGVLAILATTSATLVPYLPNTLMLDKTKEFLQLFRDGFPVPVPAEMIEKVNQVKSDLKLEQDISSRIPSESSFTVFGFDIIHIGTAKFRTGAIIGIPANYNYKSSITPADKQNIVVGQKTVHWTTPEGIALESSLLLSDSAQKYAIAREMCKANTQHVALQTFVNTASCYAYYYVAYKFNRRANMFARPFQLRATLYTLLGGIMFTTWMFIKDFTTYRWEEDADEAAAGISEEYAKGALEFYSKILQRNLAMRSLLGDEGPKLYTSLGNDRETFRTKHVPFVTLRDRAARRCESFKKPEEPAPVKDS is encoded by the exons ATGTCCAAATTAGCAGCCTTTTTTGCTTCGGATAAGGGCCACATGACAACTGGTGTACTAGCTATCTTAGCTACAACTTCTGCAACACTCGTTCCTTACCTACCAAATACCTTGATGTTAGACAAGACTAAAGAATTCCTCCAGCTCTTCAG AGATGGCTTTCCAGTTCCTGTCCCAGCCGAAATGATTGAAAAAGTGAATCAAGTTAAAAGTGATTTGAAATTGGAACAAGATATCTCAAGCAGAATACCTTCAGAATCATCCTTCACGGTTTTTGGATTTGATATTATTCATATTGGAACTGCCAAATTTAGAACTGGAGCGATTATAGGAATACCTGCTAATTACAACTACAAATCATCCATCACTCCTGCTGACAAGCAAAATATTGTT GTGGGACAAAAAACTGTCCACTGGACCACTCCTGAAGGAATTGCATTGGAATCTTCATTACTTTTGTCTGATTCAGCTCAAAAGTATGCGATCGCTCGAGAAATGTGCAAAGCAAATACCCAGCATGTGGCTCTTCAAACGTTCGTAAACACGGCTTCTTGCTACGCCTATTATTATGTGGCCTACAAATTCAATCGAAGAGCAAATATGTTTGCCCGCCCTTTTCAGCTTCGTGCAACTCTTTACACCCTCTTGGGTGGTATCATGTTTACTACGTGGATGTTCATTAAAGACTTTACAACGTACCGTTGGGAAGAAGATGCTGACGAAGCAGCCGCCGGAATATCGGAAGAATACGCTAAAGGCGCACTTGAGTTTTACAGCAAAATTTTGCAACGAAACTTGGCAATGAGGTCGCTTCTTGGCGATGAAGGTCCCAAGTTGTACACTTCTTTAGGCAATGATCGCGAGACATTTAGAACGAAACACGTCCCTTTTGTGACTCTTCGAGACCGGGCTGCACGCCGGTGTGAATCTTTTAAAAAGCCAGAGGAACCGGCGCCAGTAAAAGATTCTTGA
- the LOC124342796 gene encoding uncharacterized protein LOC124342796, translating to MATHYIVSPLLLLILVHNSLATVAFQSIVSHGCQRDQLHRCVKTAEPLLRNPDYVVPATLSDVSTHCRIGTEFIDCIRDYAMICLTSDRRQQQLQIALDEAVKNDEMCSNANYQADYLKHAPCIKSMATDEGKCRKQLSYLIDQVSALSISNIQICCAHHAFQECMLAAADRNCRASLDGKAVQFTKDMFSKSLAFLLKQCEDYVPNSAQCPIAGLTAQDVWETSVPLQDSTRPTFNDFTTRRSNNFVWQQTTFKPWYPGIRSNSIDSPKQQGLFSKTSKATGNVFLFLSILFIPLLF from the exons ATGGCTACTCACTACATCGTGTCTCCTCTACTTTTGTTAATCTTGG TACATAACTCGCTGGCCACTGTCGCGTTCCAGTCCATCGTGAGTCACGGCTGTCAGCGAGACCAACTGCATAGATGTGTCAAAACAGCCGAGCCACTGCTACGCAATCCCGACTACGTCGTTCCGGCCACTCTATCCGACGTCTCTACTCACTGCAG AATCGGGACTGAATTTATCGATTGCATCAGAGACTACGCCATGATCTGCCTGACGAGCGATAGGCGACAACAACAATTGCAAATCGCGTTAGACGAAGCCGTCAAGAATGACGAGATGTGCTCGAATGCaaattatcaagcag ATTATCTGAAGCATGCACCGTGCATCAAGTCCATGGCAACAGATGAGGGAAAGTGTCGGAAGCAGCTCAGCTACCTGATCGATCAAGTGTCGGCTCTTTCGATTTCCAACATACAAATTTGCTG CGCTCACCATGCATTCCAAGAGTGCATGTTGGCAGCAGCTGATAGAAACTGTCGAGCGTCATTAGACGGCAAAGCAGTCCAATTCACCAAAGACATGTTCTCGAAATCTCTGGCCTTCCTTCTCAAGCAATGCGAGGACTATGT ACCAAACTCTGCACAGTGTCCAATAGCAGGATTGACTGCTCAGGACGTGTGGGAAACTTCAGTACCTCTTCAAGACAGCACTAGACCCACCTTCAACGATTTCACTACACGAAGAAGCAACAATTTTGTCTGGCAACAGACTACCTTCAAGCCTTGGTATCCTGGAATCAGAAGCAATTCAATTGACTCACCCAAACAACAGGGGCTCTTTTCAAAAACTAGCAAGGCAACTGGAAATGTCTTTCTCTTCCTATCTATTCTTTTCATTCCTCTATTATTCTAG
- the LOC124342826 gene encoding EEF1A lysine methyltransferase 4-like, translating to MSCLPDKNTDYSSVDYWNERYGSEESFEWCKSYSVFKDLIRKEVQPSDRILMLGCGNSSLSEDMYRDGFHNITNVDYSTVVVENMKNRSEEARSMQWLVMDIKDLKFESGSFDIVIEKATLDALLVGERDPWSLSPDSRTLMDDILIQVSQVLSSRGRFISITFAQPHFRKRIYARELYGWSIRTETFGDGFHFFFYVMTKGERLSAHDAQLDKSAWTNNHNNLESQPAVTRLQQQREDNNDDGSYLNSIEM from the exons ATGTCTTGTTTGCCTGACAAAAATACAGACTACTCGTCGGTGGATTACTGGAACGAACGATATGGTTCAGAAGAATCTTTCGAGTGGTGCAAAAGCTACTCGGTATTCAAGGACCTCATCCGCAAAGAAGTGCAACCATCCGACAGGATCCTAATGTTGG GGTGCGGCAACAGCAGTCTAAGCGAAGACATGTATCGAGACGGTTTCCATAACATTACCAACGTCGATTACTCGACTGTGGTAGTCGAAAATATGAAGAATCGATCCGAGGAGGCTCGATCAATGCAATGGCTCGTTATGGATATCAAAGATTTGAAATTCGAAAGCGGCAGCTTTGATATTGTGATCGAGAAGGCCACGCTAGACGCTCTCCTGGTTGGAGAACGGGATCCCTGGAGCTTGTCGCCCGACAGCCGAACTCTGATGGATGATATTCTCATtcag GTGAGCCAGGTACTGAGCAGCCGAGGCCGGTTCATTTCCATCACATTCGCCCAACCTCACTTTCGCAAGCGGATCTACGCCCGGGAGCTATACGGCTGGAGCATCCGCACCGAGACGTTCGGAGACggattccatttcttcttttacgtCATGACCAAAGGTGAGCGGCTGTCTGCTCACGATGCGCAACTCGACAAGTCGGCATGGACAAATAATCACAACAACCTGGAAAGTCAGCCAGCCGTGACGAgattgcagcagcagcgtgaAGACAACAATGATGACGGTAGCTACCTCAACTCTATTGAAATGTGA